Part of the Nicotiana sylvestris chromosome 5, ASM39365v2, whole genome shotgun sequence genome is shown below.
AAATGCTATTGGAAATCTTCTTACTATCTGTCCAACATCAATAACCAATGAACAAAGTATGACAATATCAAAATTAGTCAGTGAAATGAGGAAATCAAAAGAGCTAGCTTACAACAGAGACAACATCAATGACAACATATTTGTGGCGTTATTGCTCGAGCTAGCTAATTCGAAACAGGAATATCATGACAATGGGCCTAATGCGTATCAGATTACTAGCTTAGTGAAATTTGCACTTCACGAAATTGATTTTGGATGGGGAAAGCCTACAAAGGTGAATATAGCAAATGGCCTAAATAACAAGTTGGCTATCTTGATGGGTAATCAAAGTGGAGGACTGGATGCATTTGTGACACTCAATGAACGAGATATGTTTGTATTCCAACGTGACCCTGAGCTTCTTGAATTTGCTTCATTAGTTCCAAGTTGTTAGAAAGTTCACATATATTTTCTGTGTGTTTATTTTGCTTCCTACTAAGTTATTGGAAGTCCTTTCGTTTTGATGTTGAGTACTCTTATGATGGTACGAAACCTTTGTTTTCTTAGTAAGAAGAATTGAATAAAGAAGACTAAAAGTTTTTTTTGGGTGCAAAAATGTTAGCTACTCTGTTTCATCCCTGCAGTAGTGGAGACACCTTTAGTAAAGGTTTTATCCGACTGTTTCGTAAAAAGAATTCTAAAATATCCTGAAAATATAGAGTTAAGTAGTACGTGAAAAATTAAATTAGTTTCATTTGCTGCAGAAATAAGAAAATCAGAATAATGATATTGTTGCGTACCATCATCGAATTGGCTTAAAATTCTGATCAAAATCTCAAGAAAGTCGACCTTTTAACATACCATTTCCCTTTTGCTATTTTATGAAAAgtttattaaataaaaaaaagtcgATATTACACACGACATTTTGTTGTCATCAACAATTCTATAGAAAAAGTAGtacgtgtttccttgacattcCACTGCGGCTATTTCATTTGCGACTTCAAATATATGGACGGGGATATATGTATATTCCTTTCATtacaaaagacaaaaaatataaagCAAAATATCTGAcggaaaaagaagagaaaacaaattAGACTTGCACTAATTGCTTGAGAAAATAGACTTCTATTAAATGTCAAAATTAGTGAGTAATGTTTTTCAACTTTGTTCCGGCAGGACAATCTAATGATTCAAGATGCCACATTTTGAATTGTAGTATCGTTGCAATAATAAATTTGTGATGACAAGTTTCTCAAATTTTTGACAGACATTTAACTTTCTCACAAATTTGTTGCACATTTCTTTttatttgaaagataaaatttgtgAGGAATACATTCATTACAAATTTGTGGCAAACATGAAATCTGTTACAATTTTGTGACAATTTTTGACCAGCATGTGGATCCATTACAAATTTGATAAATTCCACCATTGTAGAGCGGAAAGCTCAGATCGAATCGGAGgaaggaagaagaaaaggaaggttCTGGAAGTAACTAGATCTCAATTGCAGAGAATGAAAATGATTACAATGGCTAAAATCATCCTAACACACTTAcatataagtatatatataaataacatTTACTccactaactaactaactaaatCTCCTACAGTACATAGTCGTCACCTAACTGACTTTGTCACCCTCTAAGTGTTCAGCTTCACAACCGTCATCAACTGTCATTCTAACCATCTCAACACCTCCTTTCAAGCTAGGTGCCATAAAGATGTTCAAAACACCTAGCTTGCATATCAGGTGGTAATGCTGCACACTCCCAAGTCCCTTAGTTAAAAAGTCTGATGCATGTTCTTCTGCTGGGACATACCCTCTTACACAATTTCTCTTATAAAATGGCAATCAATCTTTATATGTTTGGTTCGTTCATGAAACACTGGATTGCTTGCTACCTGCATTGCTGCTTTACTATCAGTGAACTACTGAATTGGAGTGGATAAATCAACTCCCAGTTCCTTGAAAACTCTCAGCAACCAGATCAATTCAGAGATTGTTAGTGCCATACTTCTATATTTTGATTTTGCTGAACTCCTTGCCACTGTATTCTGCTTTTTTGACTTCCATGAGACAAGAGATTCTCCAAGCTTTACTAAGTAGCATGTTACTGACTTTTTTGAGTTTGGGCAACTTGCACAGTCTGCATCATAGTATGCTCTTAAAGTCATATCACCATCTGCACTCAAAAGAATGCCTAATCTCGGTTCATTCTTCAAATATCTCACCAACCTATGTGCTGCCTCCAAGTGAGACCTTTTAGGGGCTTGCGTAAAGTGGCTTAAAGTCTGCACTGTATAGGCAATATCAGGCCTAGTTAATGTCAAATATAGAAGCTTCCCAACCTGGAACCTTGTGATCCTAAGGTCTTGAGAATGTTTAAAGCTGTAGAGTTGACTATACGACGACCAGGGAAACTGATCCATATTTGTTTACTCTGTTCTTCCCTTATTTGATTTCATTGAGAATTGAACCGGATATCTGATTTGTTACTCTGAACGCAagagaactaattgtatcaggttccttatctcgttctctcatgaagtttgtcaaatcatcaaaataaaagacgcataacttatcaatttccccctttttgatgatgacaaacttagaattgatattcctCCTGTGAACCATATCTCCATATTGTTCCCCCTGCAAATTAGTTATATTCCCCATGAGAACCAGACCAACGGAACTGATCACAACTGGTTCTTCAAGATTGTTTGgtaaatcatcaaaacacaaaataATATAACTTATCAGTTTccctctttttgatgatgacaaacccaaaATTAATTTTCCCCTTGAGAACCAGATTCCTCACATATTTTTTTGCGGATCAGACCTATAATCAACATGCTATCAGCAACGTTCATCGTTTCCCTTGCGAACCAGAGCTATCTTTCATGCACAACACAACATATTAATTTGATTTCGTTCCTCCCCATGTTGACACCTATataacttcccccttttggcatcattgaaaGGAATAACAAAAGAAGCACAACCAAAAAGAAGTTCAGTAACATGTAACCAAAAAGAAGTTCAGTAACATTAACTCATGCCACCTGGACAATACAAcataaataataacaataacaacaagtgAATATTATTGCACAAAATAGAGTGATTGCCCATAGTAgagtaattataataaaagcacaGTAGTTCAATAATATATaatatgaaaattttaaaaaataaagtatCAATGTCATCAAACATAGGGATCAAAAGAAGATAGGAATTCAAGAGAATTTGGAAGGAGTGAAAGACATGGATCACTGGGCAGGAGGAAAAGTAAGGGGCTAAGGCCTTGATGAGCTTGTCCATTCATTCATTCATAATCCTTTGATCAATGATCATCTGCTCTCTTAGGTCCTCCACCTATTTCCTCAAACTTTCATCCTCCATCCTCTAAGGCTTCTACAAACCCAACAACAATTTCAGCCTCACTCTCTAGAAAATTAGATTTACCCCATTCTTTTTCTTCCATCAAAGCTATAGAGTTGACTATACAATGACCAGGGGAACTAATCCATATATGTTCCTTTTGCTGTTCCCTTATCTGATTTCATTGAGAATTGAACCAGCCATCTGATTGGTTACTCTGAACGCAAAGGAACTAACTatatcaggttccttatctggttctctcatgaagtttgtcaaatcatcaaaataaaagaCGCACAACttatcaattttccccttttgatgatgacaaacttagaattgatattctccctgagaaccagatctccacattgttccccCTGCGAATTAGCCATATTACCCATGAGAACCAGACCAAAGGAATTGATCACAACTAGTTCTTCAAGAttgtttggcaaatcatcaaaacacaaaaGACTTCTTGGGTTTCGATTCAGATGGAGTTAGGATTTTGGGAGGTGACAGAGTTGGGTTCACTTCTACATATTTGGAGAGAAGGATTTTTTTAGATAAAGTTGATttagttttgaagaaaagaatcgGTTTTGGTTGGGTGTGAGAGAAGGAAATGGTTTTTGCGGGGAAACAAGTCAGTTCAGAAAAGTTTTAACATTTTGGACTTCAAAAATTTGGATAGAGATGGGAATAAATTAATGACATTACACTTCAGTAGTTTAAAAATGCATATAAGTATTGAAGAGACTACTAACCTGAATCACAAGAACCAAGTTCCTTGacgattttttgaaaatttgagcAAAAACTCCTAGAAGGGCAATGTCACTCTTACTTGTTTTGTCTTGAAACTGCCATGTATGTATACCAGTAATAGTATAGATTTGATTGAGATATCgccaaaaaatactttttagcattgtacctttccttcttaacatagcCAATCATCGAGGGACCAGGTCCTTAGTTAAGCTTGGTCAACCCCAACATCGGACGATTTCTTTCAAAGTGTTCACTACTCAACGCCTTGGTGAAGATGTCTGCTACCTGGTCCTCTATCTTCCAAAACTTCATACAAATCAGAACCTTTTCAACATTATCCCTTAAAAAGTGATGTcgcacatcaatgtgcttcgtcctctTGTGGTGTACCGGGTTCAAGCTGTAAATACACCAAAGTCTTCAAGATGTTGCTTGATCTGTAgtagttgagcacaacaagaagcaaCCACGTATTCAGCTTTAGCAGTAGAAAGAGCCACACAGTTTGTTTCTTTGTACCCCATGAGATCAAGCATGCCCCTTAGAAAATGTGTCATTCCATATGTGCTCTTTCTATCCACCAGATATTCAACATAATTAGCATCAGTATATCCAACCAAGTCAAAAGTATCTCCTGAAAATAGACAAGGACCAGGTCTTGTGTTCCCTTAGGATACCTCAAAATTCCCTTGGAAACCTTCAAGTGAGAGTCTTTTGGGCCAGGTTCCAATCATTGTTCTGTCTGAAGGCCTGGGGACCAGGTGCCACACTTGGTTCCTCTCAACTGATGGAGTTCTTCTTGCAAAGAAGCTATCCAGTTAGCATTCTCCAATGCTTCTTTGATGTTCATAGGCTCGATTTGGGACAAGAACGCTGAGAGGGAAAACATGTTCCTTGCCTTAGAACTAGGTTGAATACTAGAGTCTAAGGGTGTGATTACATTTAGAAGGGATGTGAACTCTTTTGCTTCTAGTTGGATACTTGAACTTCAGAATTTGAATGACCAGGTTCCTCCATATGTGAATTATCATTGAAATCAACAGAATTATGACTTCCGCTCTTTTGTTCTACATCAGGAGTACCTAATAGAGCATCAACAACCATATGTTCAGCTTCAGTCGAAGTGATAGAGGGACTAGGTTCCTCTGCGCCTTTTAGAGATTCTGCTGCATCTCCTTAATCGCTTTGCTTGACTTGACTCATCAAATCAGTCTTTCCATTGGAAATATCTATAGCTTCATTAGGAGCATTTGTAAATtctccatcttcatcttctttgttttgtGACCATTTGCCACCATTGTTGAGAACAAAACATTTTGCATCCGAAGGCTCCCGGGTAAGTCAGCGTTGGTTTTCTCCACTTGAGTAGTTCATAGAATGACTTATCGAGAAGAGGCCTAATCATGCATTTGTTAATCAAGTAGCAAGCAGTGATGAATGCTTCACCCACGAACTAGGTCCTCCATAACCGACTTGTTCAGCAAATAAAAACTCGCATGCCCTAGTCGTCTATGCCATAACTCTACATCATCGTCAATGATACTTAAGCATGTTATATTACCACCATTTAGTGAATCAAGGTCTGTAACATAGTTATTCTTGAATCTTTTGGCTATCAATATAATTTCACCAGTTTTAAGATAGGTGAAAGTGCAAGATTTGGACAAGAACCTCACTTCATTTTTCCTTATCACAGACTTGAGACACACTCAAcaagctatatttcaagccattcaCTTGGTACACATTTTCAATTGCACGGGAGAGTGTTTTGTCAATTTTGCCAACACCAAGAATATAGCCTTCTTGTCGTTTCGAAAGGACACACTCCCACCTTGGAAGGCCTAAAGTGAGAGGAAATcattcatttttctaattttatgcttatagcagccactatccatgtaccattttTTTTGACTGCTGCCTCTCACTTCAGCGTGCACACTAAATCAATTATTAGATTAAGGAACTCAAGCCAGCTTGGGTCCCTTATAATGATCGAATGGGCGGATCAAACTTCTTTTTGTCCATGCAGGCAGCACATATTTTCTTTTTAGGGAACTAGGTTCCTCATCAGTAGGCCTCTTTTCAACAAAAACTTTGTTTTTCTGCAAAGACTGAATTTTAGTTTTACAAGAGTCCTTGTAATGACCCGTTTGACCACAGTGAGTGCACAACCTATTATCAGCCACAGTTACATACTTGCTATAGGGATTATAGGAGGTTTTAGCCTTTTAGAACCCGATTCCTTGCCTGTTTCCATCATTACTTGTACACAGACGTTATTACATCAGAGGACTGGGTACAATTAAGTGACTTATCAagatcatttttaaccctttttaaatcCTCCTGATGTTGCCTATTCTTTTCAAGCTCAacaacaagacttgttttaacTTTCTTAAGCTCACTCTCAGGCTCAAGTTGAGCCTCACTAGCAACTTCTTTACCCTTAGTGTTGTCCATCCATTTTTTCATTTGGCTTTAGACAAATTATTTTCTCTAGTTACTTCTTCCACTTATTCCTTCAAATGTACAATGGAAACTACCATATTATCCCTCTCTTTTTCTATGTCATTAATTTCTTCTATTAAAGTATTTTTCTCATTAATAagtgtcacgactcggattttacaccctcggaagtcgtgatggcgcctactagtgaaagctaggcaagccaaccatttgcattatttacctttttctaattttaattctttaacaattaagaaccagCATTAtataaacaacggaatttaataaGCGAAATAACAGAATATAACCATTTAAATATTACCAAAATAAATCCTTAAacataaactacccagaactggtgtcacaatttcacaaatggtctaggaatactacaaataagggtccgaaaaataaatacaacgttgtctctaaaatacataaatgaaacaggatgaaacAATAGAAGGAGATGTCAAGGACTGCGGActcctacaggactacctcggatctccgaatggactgaaggcagcaacccaaagctaaggtctgtatgctccagtaccgggatctgcacacagtgcagagtgtagtatcagcacaaccgaccccatgtgctggtaagtgctagcctaacctcggcaaagtagtgacgaggctaggaccagactaccaaataaacttgtgtagTTAAATCGTATAcagtgaaaaataaaagaagatattcacagttaaagatggggaggggaaaacatgctacAGGGAGTatcaaataacaacaaaataccaaagaggaatgtaaagaaaccagGATTTAATTGCCAACAATAATGAGGAAAACAAACacagtattcactttcatttctttcttgttgcaggcgtgcaacccgatcccatttcatatatctcgtttcAGGCGTGCAATCCGATTCACATCATATCAAGTTCGTTTCTTActaaattttacaggctcaacctaaatcccatataagacctgtaccgggctccggaaccaaaatacgggcctgataccatcaaattcaaacatatttcattttcaaaaactcatatatattctagaaaataattttctttaaataaattatttctcaggcttgggacctcggaattcaattacgagcatacgcccaagtcccatattttcctacggaccctccgggaccgtcaaatcatgggtctgggtccgtttacccaaaatattgaccaaagtcaacttaaattcattttaaaagaaaattttatcatctttcacagattttcacataatggctttccggatacacgcccAAACTGCGCaggcaaattgaggtgagacaaaaaagagatttttaaggcctcggatcaCAAAATTGACTTGTAAAACAAGtttaggtcatcacattctcctcctctaaaacaactgttcatcctcgaacagacataaaaaggaagtacctgagtcggagaaaagatggggataacggctccgcatatcggactcggactcccaggtcgatgcctcaacaggttgacctctccatggaacacgaatagaaggggaactcttcgatctcaactgacgaacttgctggtctagaatagttccccgctcctcctcataggacaagtcctggtccaactggacagtgctgaaatctaacacgtgggatggatcgtcgtgatacttctgaagcatggacacatgaaacactggatgcacgactgataagctcggcggcaacgcaagtctgtaagccacctctcctactcgatcaagaatctcaaacgggccaatgaacctaaggctaagcttgcccctcttcctaaatctcattacgcccttcatcgacgacacccgaagcaacacccgttCGCCGACCTTGAATGTcacatcatgaaccttacggccgacataacttttttgcctggattgagctgtacgaagcctatcttgaatgatcctgaccttgtccaagacaTCTTAAACTAGATTCGTacctaacaaccgagcctctcccagt
Proteins encoded:
- the LOC138868735 gene encoding secreted RxLR effector protein 161-like, which codes for MDQFPWSSYSQLYSFKHSQDLRITRFQVGKLLYLTLTRPDIAYTVQTLSHFTQAPKRSHLEAAHRLVRYLKNEPRLGILLSADGDMTLRAYYDADCASCPNSKKSVTCYLVKLGESLVSWKSKKQNTVARSSAKSKYRSMALTISELIWLLRVFKELGVDLSTPIQ